From a region of the Pseudodesulfovibrio senegalensis genome:
- the rplO gene encoding 50S ribosomal protein L15, whose amino-acid sequence MRLHELYPFPEEYKERKRIGRGSGSGWGKTSAKGHKGQNSRSGGGVRPGFEGGQMPLARRLPKRGFKNRFREEYVAINIGRLVDAFEDKAEISVADIYERGLAKQGAPIKVLGVGELSKAVTVEAHRFSASAADKIQKAGGTAKAIEG is encoded by the coding sequence ATGAGGCTGCACGAACTCTATCCGTTCCCGGAAGAATACAAGGAACGGAAGCGTATAGGCCGTGGTTCCGGTTCCGGCTGGGGTAAGACCTCTGCCAAGGGCCACAAGGGTCAGAACAGCCGCTCCGGCGGTGGTGTCCGTCCCGGTTTCGAAGGCGGTCAGATGCCCCTGGCACGCCGTCTTCCGAAGCGTGGCTTTAAGAACCGTTTCCGCGAGGAATATGTCGCTATCAACATCGGGCGTCTGGTTGACGCGTTTGAAGACAAGGCCGAGATTTCCGTGGCCGATATCTACGAGCGCGGTCTTGCCAAGCAGGGCGCACCGATCAAGGTACTGGGCGTCGGCGAACTGTCCAAGGCCGTCACTGTTGAGGCTCACCGCTTCAGCGCTTCGGCTGCCGATAAGATCCAGAAGGCCGGCGGAACCGCCAAGGCCATTGAAGGCTAA
- the rpsE gene encoding 30S ribosomal protein S5 — MEQNDSGLIEKIVYLNRVAKVVKGGRRFSFSCLVVVGDGEGKVGYGLGKANEVPEAIRKASERAKKDMIDVPLLEGTLPYEVLGRYGAGRVVLKPASEGTGIIAGGPVRAIMEAVGVRDILTKAIGTNNPHNVLRATIAGLASLRSAEEVSKLRGKPVSTPRK, encoded by the coding sequence ATGGAACAGAATGATTCTGGACTGATCGAAAAGATCGTCTACCTGAACCGCGTTGCCAAGGTTGTGAAAGGCGGTCGTAGGTTCAGCTTCAGCTGCCTCGTCGTCGTCGGCGACGGTGAAGGAAAGGTTGGATACGGTCTCGGTAAGGCCAACGAAGTCCCCGAAGCCATTCGCAAGGCTTCCGAACGGGCCAAGAAGGACATGATCGACGTCCCCCTGCTGGAAGGCACGCTGCCTTACGAGGTTCTCGGACGTTACGGCGCAGGCCGTGTCGTGCTCAAGCCCGCTTCCGAGGGTACCGGCATCATCGCCGGTGGTCCGGTGCGCGCAATCATGGAAGCCGTTGGCGTCAGGGACATCCTGACCAAGGCCATCGGTACCAACAATCCGCACAACGTTCTTCGCGCCACCATCGCCGGTTTGGCTTCCCTCCGCAGTGCAGAGGAAGTCTCCAAACTGCGCGGCAAGCCGGTTTCCACGCCGAGAAAGTAA
- the rpmC gene encoding 50S ribosomal protein L29 — protein MTAKELREMDDAQLTDKLDEFRKELFDLRFKHATAQLENTGKLSEVKKTIARILTIQRERQGA, from the coding sequence ATGACTGCCAAGGAACTTCGTGAAATGGACGATGCTCAGCTGACCGACAAGCTGGACGAATTCCGCAAGGAACTTTTCGACCTGCGTTTCAAGCACGCCACCGCGCAGCTTGAAAACACCGGAAAGCTGAGTGAAGTGAAGAAGACTATTGCCCGCATCCTGACCATCCAGCGGGAAAGACAGGGAGCATAA
- the rpsH gene encoding 30S ribosomal protein S8, whose protein sequence is MAVVDPIADMLTRIRNAHGAFHKSVTVPTSKVKASIAEILKAEGYIADYAVEEKDITVTLKYADGQAIISGLKKVSKPGRRVYCGAQDIPRVQNGLGICILSTSAGVLEGSQAHEKNVGGELLCEIW, encoded by the coding sequence ATGGCTGTTGTTGATCCCATAGCCGATATGCTGACCCGCATCAGGAACGCGCATGGCGCTTTTCATAAAAGCGTAACCGTGCCCACCTCCAAGGTGAAGGCATCCATCGCGGAAATCCTGAAGGCCGAAGGCTATATCGCTGACTATGCTGTTGAGGAAAAGGACATCACTGTCACCCTCAAGTACGCTGACGGTCAGGCCATCATTTCCGGCCTGAAGAAGGTGAGCAAGCCGGGTCGCCGCGTATATTGCGGTGCCCAGGACATTCCCAGAGTGCAGAACGGACTTGGTATCTGCATTCTGTCCACGTCCGCAGGCGTGCTCGAGGGAAGCCAGGCTCATGAAAAGAACGTGGGCGGCGAACTGCTCTGCGAAATTTGGTAA
- the rplP gene encoding 50S ribosomal protein L16 codes for MLAPKKVKFRKRQKGRNRGKALRGNSVAFGDIGLKALEHGKLTSQQIESARVAIMRHIKRGGKVWIRIFPDFPITSKPAEVRMGKGKGAPEGWCAPVKPGRVMYEVKGVDLALAKEALKRASYKLPIKTTIVVKEGLE; via the coding sequence ATGCTCGCTCCGAAAAAGGTTAAATTCCGTAAGCGGCAGAAGGGCCGCAACAGAGGCAAGGCCCTCAGGGGTAACAGCGTAGCCTTCGGCGATATCGGCCTGAAGGCTCTGGAGCACGGAAAACTCACCAGCCAGCAGATTGAATCTGCTCGTGTAGCCATCATGCGCCACATCAAGCGCGGTGGTAAGGTCTGGATCCGTATTTTCCCTGATTTCCCCATCACCTCCAAGCCTGCGGAAGTCCGCATGGGTAAGGGTAAGGGCGCTCCCGAAGGTTGGTGCGCTCCGGTGAAACCGGGCCGGGTTATGTATGAAGTCAAAGGTGTCGATCTTGCTCTGGCCAAGGAAGCGCTCAAGCGTGCTTCCTACAAGCTGCCCATCAAGACCACCATCGTCGTCAAGGAGGGTCTTGAGTAA
- the rpsM gene encoding 30S ribosomal protein S13, whose translation MARIAGVDLPKNKRMDIALTYIYGIGRTTAMEILSTVKVDWQKKTDDLSNEEVNSIRNEIEQNHKVEGDLRREVIQNIKRLMDIGCYRGLRHRRGLPCHGQRTHTNARTRKGPRRSVVGRKKKK comes from the coding sequence GTGGCACGTATCGCAGGTGTTGATCTGCCCAAGAACAAGCGCATGGATATTGCGCTGACCTATATCTACGGCATTGGCCGCACGACGGCCATGGAGATTCTGTCTACTGTCAAGGTTGATTGGCAGAAAAAGACTGATGACCTCTCTAACGAAGAGGTCAACTCCATCCGTAACGAGATCGAGCAGAACCACAAGGTTGAAGGCGATCTTCGTCGGGAAGTGATCCAGAACATCAAGCGTTTGATGGACATCGGCTGCTATCGCGGCCTGCGCCATCGTCGTGGTCTTCCCTGCCATGGTCAGCGGACCCACACCAACGCTCGTACCCGCAAGGGTCCGCGTCGTTCGGTGGTTGGCAGGAAGAAGAAAAAGTAG
- the secY gene encoding preprotein translocase subunit SecY, with amino-acid sequence MALSGVENLARLPELKKKLLWTFALLAVYRLGIHIPVPGVDSGALADFFASAQNTLFGLFDMFSGGGLKNLSIFALGIMPYISASIIIQLLTVVSPELKRMQKEEGEAGRKKMTQYTRYGTVLICLVQGFAISAGLEGMSSPSGAPVVLHAGMGFKLMTVLTLTAGTCFLMWLGEQMTEKGIGNGISLIIFGGIVAGLPSALINTTRLMTVGEISLFMLLIIMAVMVATLAFIVFMERGQRRIPIHYAKRQMGRRMVGGQTTHLPLRINTAGVIPPIFASSILMFPATIAQFSNVAWLKDLTGFLTPSSIIYNLVYIAIIIFFCYFYTAIVFDPKGIAENIQKQGGFIPGIRPGVKTREYIDRVLARITLWGALYVSAICVLPMIMIAKLNVPFYFGGTALLIVVGVGMDTMGQIESYLISRQYEGLMGKAGKVKGRR; translated from the coding sequence GTGGCATTGTCAGGAGTCGAAAATCTCGCCCGTCTGCCGGAGCTGAAAAAGAAACTGCTCTGGACGTTCGCACTGCTCGCTGTTTACAGGCTTGGTATCCACATCCCTGTTCCCGGCGTGGACAGTGGGGCTCTGGCTGATTTCTTTGCCAGCGCCCAGAACACTCTGTTCGGGCTTTTTGACATGTTCTCCGGTGGCGGGTTGAAAAACCTGTCCATCTTCGCGCTGGGCATTATGCCCTACATCTCCGCCTCCATCATCATCCAGCTTCTGACCGTGGTCAGCCCCGAGCTCAAGCGGATGCAGAAGGAGGAAGGCGAAGCAGGGCGCAAGAAAATGACCCAGTACACCCGGTATGGAACCGTGCTCATCTGCCTGGTTCAGGGCTTCGCCATTTCGGCCGGCCTTGAGGGCATGAGCAGTCCCTCCGGTGCACCTGTGGTGTTGCATGCGGGCATGGGCTTCAAGCTCATGACCGTTCTGACACTGACCGCGGGAACCTGTTTCCTCATGTGGCTTGGCGAACAAATGACTGAAAAGGGAATCGGCAACGGTATCTCACTGATCATCTTCGGGGGTATCGTTGCCGGGCTTCCCTCGGCCCTCATCAACACCACGCGTTTGATGACGGTCGGGGAAATCTCTCTGTTCATGCTGCTCATCATCATGGCCGTCATGGTGGCGACTCTGGCGTTCATCGTGTTCATGGAACGCGGCCAGCGCCGGATTCCCATTCATTACGCCAAACGCCAGATGGGCCGCAGGATGGTCGGCGGGCAGACCACGCATCTGCCGCTGCGAATCAACACCGCCGGTGTTATTCCGCCGATCTTCGCCTCGTCCATCCTGATGTTCCCGGCGACCATTGCCCAGTTTTCGAATGTGGCGTGGCTCAAGGACCTCACCGGGTTCCTGACCCCCAGCTCCATCATTTACAATCTGGTCTACATCGCCATCATCATTTTCTTCTGCTACTTCTACACGGCCATCGTCTTTGATCCCAAAGGCATCGCCGAAAACATCCAGAAGCAGGGCGGGTTCATTCCCGGCATCCGTCCCGGCGTCAAGACCCGCGAATACATCGACAGGGTTCTTGCACGCATCACCCTCTGGGGTGCGCTGTATGTTTCCGCCATTTGTGTGCTGCCCATGATCATGATCGCCAAGCTCAACGTGCCGTTCTATTTCGGCGGCACGGCCTTGCTTATTGTGGTCGGTGTGGGTATGGACACCATGGGCCAGATCGAATCGTACCTGATTTCCCGGCAGTATGAAGGCCTTATGGGCAAAGCCGGGAAAGTGAAGGGAAGGCGATAG
- the rpsD gene encoding 30S ribosomal protein S4, protein MARYTQAKCKLCRREGQKLFLKGDRCYTDKCAYEKRPYAPGHSGRMRKKMSDYAIQLREKQKVRRMYGVLEGQFRKYYERADAMKGVTGHNLLFLLERRLDNVIYRLGFANSRDQARQMVRHGMFVMNGRRVSIPSMMVKPGDAIEVREESRKVPVIMEAQEVIARRGCPEWLESDGANFKGTVKALPSREDIQFPINEQLIVELYSK, encoded by the coding sequence GTGGCAAGATATACGCAAGCCAAGTGCAAGCTCTGCCGCCGCGAGGGCCAGAAACTGTTCCTCAAGGGCGACCGTTGCTATACCGATAAGTGCGCCTACGAAAAGCGTCCTTACGCTCCGGGCCATTCCGGCCGCATGCGCAAGAAGATGAGCGATTACGCCATCCAGCTGCGCGAAAAGCAGAAGGTCCGCCGCATGTATGGCGTGCTCGAAGGCCAGTTCCGCAAGTACTATGAACGTGCCGACGCCATGAAGGGCGTTACCGGTCACAATCTCCTGTTCCTGCTCGAACGCCGCCTCGACAACGTCATTTACCGTCTCGGTTTCGCAAACTCCCGCGATCAGGCGCGCCAGATGGTCCGCCACGGCATGTTCGTCATGAACGGTCGCCGCGTGAGCATCCCCTCCATGATGGTTAAGCCGGGTGATGCCATTGAAGTTCGCGAAGAGAGCCGCAAGGTGCCCGTGATCATGGAAGCTCAGGAAGTCATCGCCCGCCGTGGCTGCCCCGAATGGCTGGAGTCCGACGGTGCCAACTTCAAGGGCACGGTCAAGGCACTGCCCAGCCGGGAAGACATCCAGTTCCCGATCAACGAGCAGCTCATCGTCGAATTGTACTCAAAATAG
- the rplF gene encoding 50S ribosomal protein L6, protein MSRIGKKPIEIPSGVEIKVGADEVTVKGPKGALTTAVHPKVEYKIEDNQVEVVRVDDSRLARSQHGLRRTLLANCVEGVTKGFERALEVIGVGYKVSVQGKKIVLNVGYSHPVEFDLPKDIEAKAEGSKVTLSGINKQLVGEVAAQIRRVRPPEPYKGKGIKYVDEIIKRKAGKAGAK, encoded by the coding sequence ATGTCTAGGATAGGAAAGAAACCGATTGAAATCCCTTCGGGCGTCGAGATCAAGGTCGGCGCGGACGAGGTTACGGTCAAGGGGCCCAAAGGTGCCCTGACCACCGCCGTCCATCCGAAGGTCGAATATAAAATCGAGGACAACCAGGTCGAAGTGGTGCGCGTGGACGATTCCCGTCTTGCCCGTAGCCAGCACGGCCTGCGCCGCACTCTGCTCGCCAACTGCGTCGAGGGTGTCACCAAGGGCTTTGAACGAGCCCTGGAAGTTATCGGCGTTGGTTACAAGGTGTCCGTACAGGGCAAGAAGATCGTGCTCAATGTCGGGTATTCCCACCCGGTGGAGTTTGATCTGCCCAAGGACATCGAAGCCAAGGCCGAAGGCTCCAAGGTGACGCTTTCCGGCATCAACAAGCAGTTGGTCGGAGAAGTTGCGGCTCAGATTCGCCGCGTGCGTCCGCCGGAACCCTACAAGGGCAAGGGCATCAAGTACGTTGACGAAATCATCAAGCGCAAGGCCGGCAAGGCCGGAGCCAAGTAG
- a CDS encoding type Z 30S ribosomal protein S14, translated as MARTALRVKARRKPKFKVRAYNRCPICGRPRAFLRRYGICRICFRNKALAGELPGVRKASW; from the coding sequence ATGGCTAGAACTGCACTGAGAGTAAAGGCTCGTCGCAAGCCCAAGTTCAAGGTTCGCGCCTACAACCGCTGCCCCATCTGCGGGCGGCCCCGGGCGTTTCTGAGAAGGTATGGCATTTGCCGTATCTGCTTCCGGAACAAAGCCCTGGCTGGCGAACTTCCCGGCGTGCGTAAAGCGAGCTGGTAA
- the rpsK gene encoding 30S ribosomal protein S11, with the protein MARPRRTKKKEKKNIPVGVAHIKATFNNTIITFTDPKGNVVSWASAGAAFKGSRKSTPFAAQIAAESAAKTARDNGMRTVGIMVKGPGSGREAAMRAISAAGFKVTFIRDITPIPHNGCRPPKRRRV; encoded by the coding sequence ATGGCTAGACCCCGCCGTACGAAGAAAAAAGAGAAGAAAAACATCCCTGTTGGCGTGGCCCACATCAAGGCCACGTTCAACAACACCATTATCACCTTCACCGACCCGAAGGGCAATGTGGTGAGCTGGGCGAGTGCCGGAGCCGCTTTCAAGGGTTCCCGCAAAAGCACTCCCTTTGCCGCACAGATCGCTGCCGAGTCCGCCGCCAAAACCGCGCGCGACAACGGCATGCGTACCGTCGGCATCATGGTGAAGGGACCGGGTTCCGGTCGTGAGGCTGCCATGCGCGCTATCAGCGCCGCTGGTTTCAAGGTGACGTTCATTCGTGACATCACCCCGATTCCGCACAACGGCTGCCGTCCGCCGAAACGCCGCAGGGTTTAA
- the map gene encoding type I methionyl aminopeptidase, whose amino-acid sequence MKKFRGVFLKNDKEISLIREANRIVSTILDELGENVRPGVPTMLFEDICRERCADFGVRPAFLGYQGFPYALCCSVNDEIVHGFPSETRFLTEGDIVSFDMGVVYEGFYGDSARTYAVGKVSDEARKLMDVTREALHRGIAEAVPGNNLYEISAAVQNYVEEFGFGIVRRFVGHGIGAHLHEKPEIPNFVPSGMTGVPLKAGMVLAIEPMVTLGTHEVEVLDDQWTAVTRDRSLSAHFEHTIAVTTDGPRILSSTN is encoded by the coding sequence TTGAAAAAGTTCAGGGGTGTCTTCCTCAAGAACGACAAGGAGATCAGTCTCATTCGTGAGGCGAATCGAATTGTATCGACGATACTTGACGAGCTTGGTGAGAACGTCCGTCCGGGCGTTCCCACCATGCTTTTCGAAGATATTTGCAGGGAGCGGTGCGCCGATTTCGGCGTACGTCCTGCTTTTTTGGGATACCAGGGCTTTCCCTATGCCCTGTGTTGTTCCGTCAATGATGAGATAGTGCACGGCTTTCCCTCGGAGACTCGCTTCCTCACCGAAGGGGACATAGTCAGTTTTGACATGGGTGTCGTGTACGAAGGATTCTACGGTGACTCCGCAAGGACCTACGCCGTTGGCAAGGTCTCTGATGAGGCCCGAAAACTCATGGACGTTACCCGTGAGGCGTTGCATCGTGGAATCGCTGAAGCCGTCCCCGGCAATAATCTGTATGAAATCTCTGCGGCTGTGCAGAACTATGTCGAGGAATTCGGATTTGGCATTGTCCGGCGTTTTGTCGGACACGGTATCGGAGCGCATCTCCACGAGAAGCCCGAGATACCTAACTTCGTGCCTTCGGGCATGACCGGCGTCCCGCTCAAGGCGGGGATGGTGCTGGCCATAGAGCCCATGGTGACCCTCGGGACACACGAAGTGGAGGTCTTGGACGATCAGTGGACCGCAGTGACCCGGGACCGGAGTTTGTCCGCGCATTTTGAGCATACCATTGCTGTGACCACGGACGGTCCGCGGATTCTGAGTTCGACCAATTAG
- the rpsQ gene encoding 30S ribosomal protein S17, with amino-acid sequence MAEFKYEGNRRTLTGVVISDKADKTIVVRVETLVKHPLLKKYIRRRKKFMAHDPANDCHTGDKVQIVESKPLSRRKRWHLVQILEKAV; translated from the coding sequence ATGGCTGAGTTTAAGTACGAAGGCAACCGGCGCACCCTGACCGGGGTTGTCATCTCCGACAAGGCTGACAAGACTATTGTCGTCCGCGTCGAGACCCTGGTCAAGCACCCGTTGCTGAAGAAATACATCCGTCGCCGCAAGAAGTTCATGGCCCATGATCCGGCCAATGACTGCCACACCGGTGACAAGGTGCAGATTGTTGAGTCCAAGCCCCTGAGCCGCCGCAAGAGATGGCATCTGGTTCAGATTCTGGAAAAAGCCGTTTAG
- the rpmJ gene encoding 50S ribosomal protein L36, with amino-acid sequence MKVRPSVKKMCSKCKIIRRRGVLRVICENPRHKQRQG; translated from the coding sequence ATGAAAGTCAGGCCTTCTGTTAAGAAAATGTGTTCCAAGTGCAAAATCATCAGGCGCCGTGGTGTCCTGCGGGTGATCTGTGAGAACCCCAGGCACAAGCAGCGTCAAGGATAA
- the rplE gene encoding 50S ribosomal protein L5 codes for MTRLEKVYKEKVAPELNKEFGYKSPMQMPRVEKISLNIGLGEASQNTKLIEDAVEELTKIAGQRAVITRAKKSIAAFKLREDMPVGVRVTLRRDLMWDFLDKLVSFALPRVRDFRGIPDRGFDGRGNFTLGIREHSIFPELEIDKIEHVKGMNITIVTSAETDKEGKMLLDLLGMPFKK; via the coding sequence ATGACTCGTCTTGAGAAAGTATACAAAGAGAAAGTGGCCCCCGAGCTCAACAAGGAGTTCGGGTACAAGAGCCCCATGCAGATGCCCAGGGTCGAGAAGATATCTCTCAATATCGGCCTTGGCGAAGCCAGCCAGAACACCAAGCTCATCGAAGATGCCGTCGAGGAGTTGACCAAGATTGCTGGCCAGCGTGCTGTTATCACCCGTGCTAAGAAGTCCATTGCGGCCTTCAAACTGCGCGAGGACATGCCGGTCGGCGTTCGCGTCACTCTGCGCCGGGATCTGATGTGGGACTTTCTGGATAAACTGGTTTCGTTCGCCCTTCCGCGTGTCCGCGACTTCCGCGGCATTCCGGACAGGGGCTTTGACGGACGTGGCAACTTCACCCTCGGTATTCGGGAACATTCCATTTTCCCGGAGCTGGAAATCGACAAGATCGAGCACGTGAAGGGTATGAACATTACCATCGTCACATCCGCCGAAACGGACAAGGAAGGCAAGATGCTTCTTGACCTTCTCGGAATGCCTTTCAAGAAGTAG
- the rplX gene encoding 50S ribosomal protein L24 — MKTKLRKDDKVMVIAGKDKGKIGKILKVYKKKDAVLVEKVNVVKRHTKANPYANQPGGIVEKEAPIHVSNVQAVCDACTKPTRIGYKKTEDGKKVRFCKKCNEIFK, encoded by the coding sequence ATGAAGACTAAGCTGCGCAAAGACGACAAGGTCATGGTCATCGCCGGTAAGGACAAGGGCAAGATCGGCAAGATCCTGAAGGTTTATAAGAAAAAGGATGCCGTTCTCGTGGAGAAGGTCAATGTGGTCAAGCGCCACACCAAGGCCAATCCCTACGCCAATCAGCCCGGCGGTATTGTGGAAAAGGAAGCCCCGATCCATGTTTCCAATGTCCAGGCGGTTTGTGATGCTTGCACCAAGCCGACCCGGATCGGGTACAAGAAGACCGAAGACGGCAAGAAGGTCCGTTTTTGCAAAAAGTGCAACGAGATCTTCAAGTAG
- the rplR gene encoding 50S ribosomal protein L18, which produces MKMTKEQARHRRKIRIRKKVSGTAARPRLVVFRSNKHLYAQLVDDVNGATLASASTQVAAKDGEALNPNCESAARVGKDIAARALEQKIETVVFDRNGYIYHGKIKALADGAREGGLKF; this is translated from the coding sequence ATGAAAATGACCAAAGAACAGGCTCGGCACCGCAGGAAGATCCGCATCCGCAAGAAGGTGTCCGGCACAGCTGCACGCCCCAGGCTCGTCGTCTTCCGTTCCAACAAGCACCTGTATGCGCAGCTTGTCGACGATGTAAACGGTGCCACTCTGGCGAGCGCCTCCACGCAGGTTGCCGCCAAGGATGGTGAGGCCCTCAACCCCAACTGCGAATCCGCTGCCCGTGTGGGCAAGGACATCGCGGCTCGGGCGCTTGAGCAGAAGATCGAGACCGTGGTGTTCGACCGCAACGGTTACATCTACCATGGCAAAATCAAGGCTCTTGCCGACGGCGCTCGCGAGGGCGGCCTGAAATTCTAG
- the rplN gene encoding 50S ribosomal protein L14: protein MIQVESKLDVADNSGAKKVSCIKVLGGSKRRYASVGDIIVVSVKEAMPHSKVKKGAVMKAVVVRTRKEIGRPDGSYIKFDNNSAVLLNTNMDPVGTRIFGPVARELRAAGFMKIVSLAPEVL, encoded by the coding sequence ATGATACAGGTTGAATCCAAACTCGACGTAGCGGACAACTCTGGGGCCAAGAAAGTATCCTGCATCAAGGTTCTTGGTGGTTCCAAGAGGCGCTACGCAAGCGTCGGTGACATCATCGTCGTTTCTGTGAAAGAGGCCATGCCCCATTCCAAAGTGAAGAAGGGCGCTGTCATGAAAGCCGTTGTCGTGCGGACACGTAAGGAAATCGGTCGTCCCGACGGATCCTACATCAAGTTCGACAACAACTCGGCCGTTCTCCTGAACACCAACATGGATCCCGTGGGTACTCGTATCTTCGGGCCTGTTGCCAGGGAACTGCGCGCTGCCGGTTTCATGAAGATTGTTTCCCTTGCTCCTGAAGTTTTGTAG
- the rpsC gene encoding 30S ribosomal protein S3, which yields MGQKVHPYGFRLGYNKNWLSRWYSKKDYPAFVYQDDQVRKFVKKKLYQAGVARIEIERAGGKIRLIIHTARPGIIIGRKGVEIEKLREELRSKFKTEFTIEVNEIRRPEVEAQLVAENIAQQLERRVAFRRAMKRTVGLARKFGAEGIKVACAGRLAGAEIARGEWYRDGRVPLHTLRADIDYGYAVASTTYGVIGVKVWIFKGEILDKEVEQ from the coding sequence ATGGGTCAAAAAGTACATCCTTACGGTTTTCGTCTGGGGTATAACAAGAACTGGCTGTCTCGCTGGTACAGCAAAAAGGACTATCCCGCATTCGTCTATCAGGACGACCAGGTGCGCAAGTTCGTTAAGAAAAAGCTGTATCAAGCAGGCGTTGCCCGCATTGAAATCGAACGCGCAGGCGGCAAGATCCGTCTGATCATCCACACTGCTCGGCCGGGCATCATCATCGGCCGCAAGGGCGTGGAGATCGAAAAACTGCGTGAAGAATTGAGAAGCAAGTTCAAAACTGAATTCACCATTGAAGTGAACGAAATCCGTCGGCCTGAGGTCGAGGCTCAGCTTGTAGCTGAGAACATCGCCCAGCAGCTCGAACGCCGCGTTGCCTTCCGCCGTGCCATGAAGCGTACGGTGGGCCTTGCCAGGAAATTCGGTGCCGAGGGTATCAAGGTCGCATGTGCCGGCCGTCTTGCGGGTGCGGAAATCGCCCGTGGAGAGTGGTACCGTGACGGTCGTGTGCCTCTTCACACGCTTCGTGCGGACATTGACTACGGTTATGCTGTTGCGTCCACGACGTACGGCGTCATCGGCGTCAAGGTCTGGATCTTCAAGGGTGAGATTCTGGACAAAGAGGTAGAACAGTAA
- the rpmD gene encoding 50S ribosomal protein L30 — translation MLKVKLIKSKIACKPQQVKTLEALGLRKIRQEKSFEDRPEIRGMIAKVKHLVEVTES, via the coding sequence ATGTTGAAGGTTAAACTTATCAAGAGCAAAATTGCGTGCAAGCCCCAGCAGGTCAAGACCCTGGAAGCATTGGGCTTGCGCAAGATTCGCCAGGAAAAGTCTTTTGAGGACCGCCCGGAAATCCGTGGCATGATCGCAAAGGTGAAGCACCTGGTGGAGGTAACTGAATCATGA